TTTATCACCAATACACCGTGCTTAGCCCACGTCGAGAGGACGTGATGTCAGCGTTGCAGGCAGCCGAAATCGCCTGCGCGATCTATTATCCGATCCCCCTGCATCAGCAGGATGTATTTGCCCAAACAAGCCGCGACCAACGGTTACCTGTCACGGAAAGCGTCGCCAGCCAGTGCTTTTCGCTACCCGTCTACCCCGAACTTCCCGACAGCGATATTGACCGTATCGTGGATACGATACGGTCGTGCCTTGCCTGAACCGGTGTTGAAGACAGATTGAGCAGTCACCCGGACAACCCGTCCCACGGCCAGCGGATATTGATCGTCGCTGGCGAAGCATCGGGCGATCATCATGGCGCGCGATTAGTCCGCGAAGTCCTGCGCCGCGCGCCCGGGATTCGTTTTTCGGGAATCGGCGGTGAGGCCATGCGACATGCCGGGGTCGAGGTACTTATCGACTCTTCCGATCTTGCAGTCGTCGGTCTGGTCGAGGTTCTGATGCATTACCGTACCTTGCGTAATGCACTGGAATTGATGCGGGAAAAGCTACGCAGGGAACGGCCGGACCTGCTGGTTTTGATCGACTACCCGGATTTCAATCTCCGCCTCGCAAAAACGGCGCGTGAACTGGGCATCCGGGTGCTGTATTACATCAGCCCGCAAGTCTGGGCCTGGCGGCAAAAACGGGTTCATGCGATTCGCGAGTGCGTGGACATGATGGCGGTCGTGTTTCCCTTCGAGAAGCCTTTCTACGAAGCCGCCGATGTACCGGTGCGGTTTGTGGGTCATCCGCTCACCGACGAAGTTCACAGCGAACTGAGCCGTGCGCAAAGCGCCGCTGAGTTCGGTCTTGATCCCGAACGCCCTGTCGTCGGTCTGTTCCCCGGCAGCAGGCGCAGCGAACTACAGCGCCTGCTGCCGTTACAGCTCGCCGCTGCGCGATTGCTGCGGGAAAAAATACCGGGGTTGCAATTCATTCTGCCGCGCGCCTCGACTCTGAGCGACACCGCAGTGAGTTCGCATCTGCGCGCTGCTAATCTCGATGTCAAACAAGTCACCGGTAATTTCTACGACATCATCCAATGCTGCGATGCCATCGTCAGCGCATCAGGCACCGCGACACTTGAAATCGCCCTGATGGGCAAACCGCTCGTCGTGGTGTACCGCGTGAATCCGATCAGTTATCAGCTCATGCGACGCCTGATAAAGGTCGATCATATTGCTCTTTGCAACATTGTGGCGGGTCGCCGCGTCGCTCGGGAATTGATACAGAATCAAGCCACTCCAGCAGCCATTGCGACAGAATTGCAGCAGATACTCACCGACGCCGGTTATGCGGATTCCCTACGCGAGGGGTTCGCGCAGATTCGCGAGAAACTGCGCGGCGACGGCACAAACGCTACCGACATTGCCAATGTGCTGCTTGATATGATTGCCCCCTCCCCAACACCCTGAAACCGCGCGCGCAGGGCAGGACGTCAGCGAATTACGCTGCGGCGCACGTTCTCGTTCAGGAACTCGATGATCGGACGGACAATTGCATCTTCTTCAGCCAGCGCCTGCAGCGCTGACATTGCTTCGTCCAGGCTCAATCCGTTGCGATAGAGTAACTTGTAGGCGCGCAACAGATTTTCGATCTGCCCGGGCGTAAAGCCTCTGCGTTTTAACCCGCCCTTGTTGATGCCATGCGGATGAGACGGATTACCCGAAACCAGCAAATACGGGGGGATATCCTTGGAAACCGCGCTTCCCATACCGGTAAATGCGTGCGCGCCGATACTGCAGAATTGATGCACCAGCGTGAAGCCGCTGAGAATCACCCAGTCAGCGATATGAACATGACCGGCCAGCGATGCGTTGTTGGAGAAAATGGTGTTATTCCCGATCTGACAATCATGCGCTATATGGATATACGCCATGAGCATATTGTCGTTACCAACCACCGTGATACCACTGCCGTGCGTCGTGCCGCGGTGAATCGTCGCGCTTTCGCGGATGAGGTTCCGGTCACCGATCACCAGTTTGGTTGGTTCGCCGCGATATTTTTTATCCTGCGGATCGGCGCCGATGGACGCGAACTGGAAAATTGTATTGTCTTTGCCAATATGCGTCGGTCCCTGAATAACAACATGCGGACCAATTTTCGTGCCCTCGTCAATCGTGACATTGGGGCCGATGATCGAATACGGTCCAATCTCAACATTCCCGCTCAGTTCAGCCTTGGGATCGACAATCGCTTGCGGATGAATCACGCGATCACCTCGCGCCCCGCGCACATCAATTCGGCCTCGGCTGCGATTTCTCCGTCAACACGGGCTGTTGCAGCAAATTTCCACATATCTCGCTTCACTTTCAGCAACTCGACATACAACTCCACTTGATCGCCTGGCTCAACCGGGCGCTTGAAACGCGCCTTGTCTATCGAAACGAACAGATAGAGAAAATTCTCAGGAGGCTTTTCCTCACGCGTTTCATATGCGAGCAGTCCTGTGGCTTGCGCCAATGCTTCCAGAATCAATACGCCCGGCATGACCGGGCGATGTGGGAAATGGCCTTGAAAAAAAGGTTCGTTCATCGATACGTTTTTTATTGCCCTCATCCACTTTCCAACTTCGTAATCGACCACGCGATCGACCAGCAAAAACGGATAGCGATGTGGCAGACGCTGCATGATTTGATTGATATCGATTTCTTTCAAGGAATTGACCTCAGAGATGTTTCTTGTTGTCGGAAGACTCGATAGTGGACCGCAGGGTCGCTACCTCGGTCTCCAGACGTTTAAGTGTGCGGGCCATGTCGTCCAGATGCCGGAGCCGCGCTGCATTTTTCTGCCACTGACGCATCGATTGCGCAGGCAGACTGGACGAGTATGGGCCAGACCGCTCAAGATCGCTGGCAACCAGACTCATCCCGGTCACATGAACGTTATCCGCGATTTTCAGATGGCCTGCGATACCAACGCCGCCACCGATGGTGCAACCGCTGCCGACTATTGCGCTGCCGGCAATTCCCACACAACCGGCAATCGCGGTGTTCTCGCCGATTTGAACGTTGTGTGCGATCTGGATCAGGTTATCGAGTTTCACGCCGTCACCGATCAGCGTGTCCTCGACCGCACCACGATCGATCGTCGTATTCGCACCAATTTCGACATCGTCGCCGATGACCGCACGACCGATTTGCGGCACTTTCAACCAACGGCCGTTCTCTTGAGCCAGGCCAAACCCATCGGCACCGATGACCACACCAGGATGCACAAGACAACGTTGTCCGATACGGCAATCGGCACCGACAAATACGCGGGCGACCAGTTGACTTCCCGTACCGATACGCGCTTTTTCCATAAGAACGCAACCCGGCCCTATAACTACCTCATCATCGATCCGACAACCGGCGCTGATGACGACGTTCGGTCCGATACTGGCTGTCGGCGCGATCTGTGCGTCGGGCGCAATAGTGGCGCTCGGATGGATACCGGATTCGTTCGATCGGGATGGATACAACAGGGTCAGTGCCCGGGCAAATGCCACATGGGGATTATCAACAATCAATGCCGGCACCGGGCATTGCCTGGCCCATCGCTCCTCAAGCAGAACTGCGCCCGCTTTCGTGTGGCGTAGTTCCTCGAGATGTCGGCGTCCGACCATAAAGGTCAAGGCCGTTGCTGTCGCAGAACTCAGGGCTGCGGCACAGTCGACCTGTGCATCCGCACAGCCGATCAGACGTGCGTTAAGCAATTGCGCAAGTTGTCCCAGTGTCCTACCGCTGCTGTTCATACCGGTCTTAATGATGATTTTTAAGGAGCAACCGCATCGTGGTCAGTCTGACGCCCATGGTTCACGGGTTTTTTTTCAGTTCGGCCAGAACCTGGCTGGTCAGGTCCACTCGCTTGCTCGCGTAGGCCACACCACCCGTCAGCACCAGGTCATACCCTCCGTTTTTTGCCACCTTGACCACCGCGTCATAGATTTTTTTCTGTAATCCCTGCAGCAATTGAGTCCGTTTCGCGCTGAATGCGTGACTGAAACTACTCATCGCCTGATTGAATGCGCCCACTTTCTTGCGCAGAGCTTGCTCGGCAGCAGTCTTGCTCGCTGCCGACATCACTGCGGCATTGCGCTTGAGCTTGGCTTCGTCTTGCTGAATGGCATCGCGTTGCGCCTTCAACGCCTGCTCGCGACTACCGAATTCTTTTTTCAATGTGGCGCTTGCAGCCGCCGCCTGTGGCGCGTCTGCCATGATTTGCTGAACGTCGACGAAGCCGATTTTGGTCGCTGATGCAGCGAATGCGATGGATGGCGCGGCAAGAAGAACGACCGCGACGAACAGACTGGTGACATAATTACGTGACAGCATGATTTACCTCAGAAGTATGTGCCGATATTGAATTGAAACGTTTGTGTCTGATCGCCCGGTTTGGCATTCAGTGGCTTGGCAATACTGAATGACAACGGCCCGATCGGTGACAACCATTCGAGCCCGAGGCCCACGGAACTGCGCAATTGGTTCGCCTTGAACGTCCTGGCGCTGGCGAACACGTTGCCTATATCGTAAAACAGGCTCATGCGCACGGAATTACTATTGGTAAGAAATGGCGCAGGAAAGCGCAGACCCGCGCTGGCCGTGGTCAGAAAATTACCACCTGTCGGCTGCCCCGTGACAGGATCACGCGGCCCGAGCGAGCTGTCCTTGTAGCCTGCCACCGACCCCATGCCGCCGGCGTAGTATTTATCGAAGAACGGCAATGTGCGCGTACCATCATAGCCTGCGCCGTAGCTGACATTAGCATTGAGCACGCCAGTCAGCCAGCTCGATAACGGAATGTATTGATCATTGAAATAACTGACCTTGTAGTATTTCACGGTACTACCGGGTGTGATCAACGATAGATTCAGGCCCTGGTAATTGCCGGAAGTCGGAAATACGGTGCGGTTGCGTGTATCGTGCGTCAGTCCAGCCCCCAGCTTGAACAGATTGTAGGTGCTGCCGTAGTCGGCAATGTAACTGGTGACGGATTCCGCCGGGTCGGTGCCCACAGTGACCTTGACTTGCTGGTATCCGTAACTCGCATTCAAGGTATTAAACTCTGAAAGCGGGATGCCATAACTCACCGCCATTCCAAGCCGGTTCGCATTGTAGTCAATGATATCCGCACTGGCCGTATCGGTGCGCTGGTAGTACAGATTGATACCGCGACTGACGCCGTTGATCGTGTAATACGGGTTGATGTAATTGATTTGATACAGCGTGTTTATTCGACTTGTATTCACGCTGAGATTAAGGCTGTTGCCCGTACCGAGAAAATTCTGGCTACTGATGCCGGTGGCAAACGTGATGCCGTCAAACTGCGAATAGCCGATGCTCGCAGTAAAACTGCTGGAAAGCCGCTCCTTAACATGCACGTTCAAATTGACCTGATCGTCGCTGCCCGCTACCCGTTGGGTATCGATCTTTACCGATTCGATGTATGGCAGGCGCTGCAAGCGACGCTTCGAGAGATCGATCAGCTTGGTCGAGTAAAGCCCGCCTTCCATCTGCCGCATCTCGCGTCGCAGTACATTGCCTGAAGTACCGTTATTGCCGATGAAATGGATTTCATGGACATAAACCCGGCGCCCCGGATCAACGAAGAAAGTCAGACTGACCTCATGTGTCGCCTGATCGACCTGCGGGACGGGATTAATGTTGGCGAAGGCATAGCCGTTATCGCCATAGAGATTCTGTAGTGCCTTCACGCTATCGAGCACCTGCTTGCGTGAAAACACCTCGCCCGGCTTGATCTTCAACAACTTCATGAGCTGAGCCTTGGGATAGAGCAGTTTGCCCGCGAGAGAGACCTTCTTGACGGAATATTTCTCGCCCTCGTGAACATTGATTGTGATGTACATATTGCGATGATTCGGTGTCAGGGCGACCTGCGTCGAATTCAGCGCAAAATTGATGTATCCGTCGTTAAGGTACTGCGACTGCAGTGTATTCAGGGATGAACTCAAGCGAGCCTGCGAATATTTGTTTCGGCTGCTCCAGAATTCCCACCAGGGCTTGGTGCCGACATCCAGCAGCCCGAGCAGGTGCTGTTCTCTGAAGGCGTGATTGCCAACCACGACAACCTGTTTGATGGTGGCGGTCTTGCCTTCGATGATATGGATATCGATGTCGACGCGATTGCGCGGTAATGGTTTTACCGTGGTGTCGATTTTTACGTTGTATTTGCCTTGGCCATAGTATTGCGCAAGCAATTCATTGCGCAGTTCGTTCAGCACATCGCGTTTGAATACCAGGCCCTTCGCAATGCCCGCCTGCTTGAGCGCCCGTTTCAGCTGGGCCGTCTTGATCAGTGAATTGCCTCTGAATCGAATATCGTTGATTGCCGGTCGTTCCTTCAAATCAACAATCAGAACGTTGCCCTGACGATAGACGTTGACACGGCTGAAAAAGCCGGTTCCGTACAGTGCGTCTATGACCTTGGGCGTTTCAGAGTACTGAAACTCCTCACCGACATGGACGGGCAGATAGGCAAACACCGTGCTGGGCGATATACGCTGCAAGCCCCGTAACTCGATATTGGCAATCTTGAAACTGCCCGCCGGTGCGATGGTCGCGGTCGCTGCAGCCGCCGGGAGTGGTGAAAATGCAATGCCGAGGCCGAGCAGAAGCAAGGGTGACGCCAAGCGTGTGAAGGTCATCAATGAAACAGCCTGTATAAATCGTTATAGAAAACCAGCACGATCAACGCGCCCAGTAAGGTAAGCCCGATTTTTTGCCCGATCAGTTGGGTGGACTCGGCAAGCGGACGGCCACGTATCAGTTCGATGAACAGATACAGCAGATGCCCGCCGTCCAGTATAGGGACCGGCAGCAAATTGAGCACGCCCAGACTGACGCTGACCACCGCAAGAAAGCCGAGAAACACGGATAACCCGATGGCGGCCGTGATTCCTGCGTATTCGGCGATGGTAACGGGACCGCTCAAGTTATGCACCGACGCCTGTCCGACGACCAACCGCGCCATGACCTGAACAGTCAGAACCGTCATGGCCCATGTCTGCTGCGCGCCCTGCACGAGCGCATCCACCGGCCCGTAACGAACCTGGGTGCGTAAAGTATCACGCACGGAGGCAGGCACAAGCCCCTGCACTTCTGCATCGATGAATCCTTCGGTCTTGCCACTGACATCACGACCGACCGGGGTGACGACGATTGTCCGGACTTTGTCGCCGCGCTCGACCGAAAAGGTCAGCGGCTTACCGGGACTGGCCTGAATCTGTTTGATCCAGGATCGCACCGATGCGACTTTTACTCCATTAACCGCAACGATGCGATCACCCTTGCGCAAGCCGGCCTGCGCTGCCGCGCCGCCCGGCAGCGCCTTGTCGATGACCGGTACGGACGGACGCCAAATGCTCAAACCCATGCGTCTGAGCACTTCGTTATTGTCTTTCAGGAGATTGATCCCGCGTATGTCCAGATGACGGGTTGACTCCACACCACTGACGGAGCGCACCGCGAGTTGAATGGAGTCGCCCTGCAGGCTGTTCTCAAGCAGGGCCATGCGTGCCTGCTCCCAGGTCTGCACCGGGTGCCCATCGACAGCCAGGATCAGATCATGCGGCTTGACGCCCGCTTGCGCTGCAAGACTGTCAGGTGCGACGGTTCCGACATAGGGCTTGATCCCCTGCACGCCGAGCATGTACATGCCCGCATAGAGCAGTATCGCCAACAGGAAGTTGGCGATCGGACCTGCGGCGGCGATCGCCATGCGTCGTACCACTGGCTTGCGATTGAATGCTTGCGAAAGCAATTCTTGCGGTACTTCGCCTTCGCGTTCGTCGAGCATCTTGACGTAGCCGCCGAGCGGAATGGCCGAAATCACATATTCTGTGCCGTTCGCGGCCTGGTGGCGCAAAAGCGGCCGACCGAAGCCAACGGAAAATCGCTGCACATGAACGCCCATGCGGCGCGCGACCCAGAAATGGCCAAACTCATGCACCGTCACCAAAATGGTGATGGTGACCAGATAGGCAAACAGACTCCACAACGCGTTCATGGACGGTGCTGTTTCCCGGCGTGTCCCGTCAACCACTCAGTCGCATACGTGCGCGCCTCGGAATCCCACTCGATAACAGTTTCCAGATCGTCCGCCGAAGCGGTCCCAAGCGCTTCCAGGGTCGCCTCGATCACATGGGGAATCGCAGTGAAACGAACCTCTCCATCGAGAAAGGCCGCTACGGCCACTTCATTTGCGGCATTGAGCACGGCCGTTGCCGTGCCCCCCGCTGCCAGGGCGTCATAGGCCAGGCGCAAGCAAGGGAAACGCTGCCGGTCGGCCGGTCTGAAGTCGAGACGCGCAACCTGAAACAGATCCAGTGGCTCAACACCGGAATCGATGCGTTCGGGCCAGGCCATGGCGTGTGCAATCGGCGTGCGCATGTCCGGATTTCCAAGTTGCGCAAGCACAGAGCCGTCCGTGTAGGCGACCAGTGAATGAATCACGCTCTGCGGATGCACGACGACTTCGATCGACTCGGGCGACGCATCGAACAGCCAGCGGGCCTCGATGACCTCCAGCCCCTTGTTCATCAGAGTCGCCGAATCGACAGAAATCTTGCGGCCCATGCTCCAGTTCGGATGTGCGCAGGCTTGATCCGGTGTAACCGAATCCAGATGCTCCGCCGGAAAGTCGCGAAAAGGCCCGCCTGAAGCTGTCAGAAGCACGCGGGAGACGCCAACTGCGCTCAGTCCGCGCGCGAAGTCCGAGGGCATACATTGAAAGACCGCGTTGTGTTCGCTATCGATTGGCAGCAGGGTGGCCCCATGATCGTGTACTTCCCGCATGAATAAAGGTCCGGCCATGACCAGCGATTCTTTGTTCGCAAGCAGGATGCGCTTGCCGCCACGCGCCGCGGCCAACGTCGGCTGCAGTCCGGCTGCCCCGACGATCGCCGCCATCACCGCGTCGGCCTCCGGCAGGCTTGCCAACTCGACCAGTCCCGCCGCCCCGGACAGCACATGCGCGGCGACCCCGGCCGCGGCCAGCTTCGTTTGCAGTTCGGAGGTCAGCGAAGCGTCTGCGATCGCAACATATGCCGGGTGGTGTGTCGCACACAGCGCAACGAGCCGATCGACATCACGGTGCGCACTCAGCCCCAGGACACGAAAACGCCCGGGATGCCGCGTGACGACATCGAGCGTGCTTGCCCCGATACTGCCAGTGGCGCCGAGTACGACAACATTCTGCTGTTTCATGTGATGTAACCTCCATGCAGGAACATCAGCCCGAGCATAAAAACCGGCGCTGCAGCCAGATGGCTATCGATGCGATCAAGGATACCGCCGTGTCCAGGCAACAAGTCCCCGCTGTCTTTTGAGCCCGCAATCCGCTTGAGCATGCTTTCGAACAAATCGCCGAAAACCGATGCGATGATTGTTACCATTGTCAATGCAACGAACAGTATCCAGGCGACCGGATTATCCGCGGCGAACACCAGCGCACCAATCAGCGCAATGACCAACCCCATGGCCAGCTCACCCATCAGCCCTTCCCAGGTCTTCCCTGGGCTCAGATGCGGCGCCAAGCGCCGACGACCGAAACGTTTGCCGGTGAAATATGCAGCGGAGTCGCCGCTTGCGCCGAGCACCACAAGAAACAACATCAGCCACGGATCGTAGCGGTGAATCAGTACCACAGAGATCCAGGCCGGCACCAACGCAAACAGACCGGCCACCTGCAGCCTCAGATTGGTGGTGCTGCCAGACCATCGGGTGCGCCATGTCGCGAGTGACGCCGCAGC
This genomic stretch from Acidihalobacter ferrooxydans harbors:
- a CDS encoding phosphatidate cytidylyltransferase, with the translated sequence MDKTRIFTGLALSVIAVCVILYLSTIWFALVGLALVLFGSSEWAALAGLRGILVQGGYAAVTVALAGLAWWSVEAGWEWLPVTIGVVWWIGAAASLATWRTRWSGSTTNLRLQVAGLFALVPAWISVVLIHRYDPWLMLFLVVLGASGDSAAYFTGKRFGRRRLAPHLSPGKTWEGLMGELAMGLVIALIGALVFAADNPVAWILFVALTMVTIIASVFGDLFESMLKRIAGSKDSGDLLPGHGGILDRIDSHLAAAPVFMLGLMFLHGGYIT
- the lpxB gene encoding lipid-A-disaccharide synthase gives rise to the protein MSSHPDNPSHGQRILIVAGEASGDHHGARLVREVLRRAPGIRFSGIGGEAMRHAGVEVLIDSSDLAVVGLVEVLMHYRTLRNALELMREKLRRERPDLLVLIDYPDFNLRLAKTARELGIRVLYYISPQVWAWRQKRVHAIRECVDMMAVVFPFEKPFYEAADVPVRFVGHPLTDEVHSELSRAQSAAEFGLDPERPVVGLFPGSRRSELQRLLPLQLAAARLLREKIPGLQFILPRASTLSDTAVSSHLRAANLDVKQVTGNFYDIIQCCDAIVSASGTATLEIALMGKPLVVVYRVNPISYQLMRRLIKVDHIALCNIVAGRRVARELIQNQATPAAIATELQQILTDAGYADSLREGFAQIREKLRGDGTNATDIANVLLDMIAPSPTP
- the bamA gene encoding outer membrane protein assembly factor BamA, with product MTFTRLASPLLLLGLGIAFSPLPAAAATATIAPAGSFKIANIELRGLQRISPSTVFAYLPVHVGEEFQYSETPKVIDALYGTGFFSRVNVYRQGNVLIVDLKERPAINDIRFRGNSLIKTAQLKRALKQAGIAKGLVFKRDVLNELRNELLAQYYGQGKYNVKIDTTVKPLPRNRVDIDIHIIEGKTATIKQVVVVGNHAFREQHLLGLLDVGTKPWWEFWSSRNKYSQARLSSSLNTLQSQYLNDGYINFALNSTQVALTPNHRNMYITINVHEGEKYSVKKVSLAGKLLYPKAQLMKLLKIKPGEVFSRKQVLDSVKALQNLYGDNGYAFANINPVPQVDQATHEVSLTFFVDPGRRVYVHEIHFIGNNGTSGNVLRREMRQMEGGLYSTKLIDLSKRRLQRLPYIESVKIDTQRVAGSDDQVNLNVHVKERLSSSFTASIGYSQFDGITFATGISSQNFLGTGNSLNLSVNTSRINTLYQINYINPYYTINGVSRGINLYYQRTDTASADIIDYNANRLGMAVSYGIPLSEFNTLNASYGYQQVKVTVGTDPAESVTSYIADYGSTYNLFKLGAGLTHDTRNRTVFPTSGNYQGLNLSLITPGSTVKYYKVSYFNDQYIPLSSWLTGVLNANVSYGAGYDGTRTLPFFDKYYAGGMGSVAGYKDSSLGPRDPVTGQPTGGNFLTTASAGLRFPAPFLTNSNSVRMSLFYDIGNVFASARTFKANQLRSSVGLGLEWLSPIGPLSFSIAKPLNAKPGDQTQTFQFNIGTYF
- the lpxA gene encoding acyl-ACP--UDP-N-acetylglucosamine O-acyltransferase, with the translated sequence MIHPQAIVDPKAELSGNVEIGPYSIIGPNVTIDEGTKIGPHVVIQGPTHIGKDNTIFQFASIGADPQDKKYRGEPTKLVIGDRNLIRESATIHRGTTHGSGITVVGNDNMLMAYIHIAHDCQIGNNTIFSNNASLAGHVHIADWVILSGFTLVHQFCSIGAHAFTGMGSAVSKDIPPYLLVSGNPSHPHGINKGGLKRRGFTPGQIENLLRAYKLLYRNGLSLDEAMSALQALAEEDAIVRPIIEFLNENVRRSVIR
- the ispC gene encoding 1-deoxy-D-xylulose-5-phosphate reductoisomerase — its product is MKQQNVVVLGATGSIGASTLDVVTRHPGRFRVLGLSAHRDVDRLVALCATHHPAYVAIADASLTSELQTKLAAAGVAAHVLSGAAGLVELASLPEADAVMAAIVGAAGLQPTLAAARGGKRILLANKESLVMAGPLFMREVHDHGATLLPIDSEHNAVFQCMPSDFARGLSAVGVSRVLLTASGGPFRDFPAEHLDSVTPDQACAHPNWSMGRKISVDSATLMNKGLEVIEARWLFDASPESIEVVVHPQSVIHSLVAYTDGSVLAQLGNPDMRTPIAHAMAWPERIDSGVEPLDLFQVARLDFRPADRQRFPCLRLAYDALAAGGTATAVLNAANEVAVAAFLDGEVRFTAIPHVIEATLEALGTASADDLETVIEWDSEARTYATEWLTGHAGKQHRP
- a CDS encoding OmpH family outer membrane protein, which translates into the protein MLSRNYVTSLFVAVVLLAAPSIAFAASATKIGFVDVQQIMADAPQAAAASATLKKEFGSREQALKAQRDAIQQDEAKLKRNAAVMSAASKTAAEQALRKKVGAFNQAMSSFSHAFSAKRTQLLQGLQKKIYDAVVKVAKNGGYDLVLTGGVAYASKRVDLTSQVLAELKKNP
- the fabZ gene encoding 3-hydroxyacyl-ACP dehydratase FabZ — encoded protein: MKEIDINQIMQRLPHRYPFLLVDRVVDYEVGKWMRAIKNVSMNEPFFQGHFPHRPVMPGVLILEALAQATGLLAYETREEKPPENFLYLFVSIDKARFKRPVEPGDQVELYVELLKVKRDMWKFAATARVDGEIAAEAELMCAGREVIA
- the rseP gene encoding RIP metalloprotease RseP — encoded protein: MNALWSLFAYLVTITILVTVHEFGHFWVARRMGVHVQRFSVGFGRPLLRHQAANGTEYVISAIPLGGYVKMLDEREGEVPQELLSQAFNRKPVVRRMAIAAAGPIANFLLAILLYAGMYMLGVQGIKPYVGTVAPDSLAAQAGVKPHDLILAVDGHPVQTWEQARMALLENSLQGDSIQLAVRSVSGVESTRHLDIRGINLLKDNNEVLRRMGLSIWRPSVPVIDKALPGGAAAQAGLRKGDRIVAVNGVKVASVRSWIKQIQASPGKPLTFSVERGDKVRTIVVTPVGRDVSGKTEGFIDAEVQGLVPASVRDTLRTQVRYGPVDALVQGAQQTWAMTVLTVQVMARLVVGQASVHNLSGPVTIAEYAGITAAIGLSVFLGFLAVVSVSLGVLNLLPVPILDGGHLLYLFIELIRGRPLAESTQLIGQKIGLTLLGALIVLVFYNDLYRLFH
- the lpxD gene encoding UDP-3-O-(3-hydroxymyristoyl)glucosamine N-acyltransferase; its protein translation is MNSSGRTLGQLAQLLNARLIGCADAQVDCAAALSSATATALTFMVGRRHLEELRHTKAGAVLLEERWARQCPVPALIVDNPHVAFARALTLLYPSRSNESGIHPSATIAPDAQIAPTASIGPNVVISAGCRIDDEVVIGPGCVLMEKARIGTGSQLVARVFVGADCRIGQRCLVHPGVVIGADGFGLAQENGRWLKVPQIGRAVIGDDVEIGANTTIDRGAVEDTLIGDGVKLDNLIQIAHNVQIGENTAIAGCVGIAGSAIVGSGCTIGGGVGIAGHLKIADNVHVTGMSLVASDLERSGPYSSSLPAQSMRQWQKNAARLRHLDDMARTLKRLETEVATLRSTIESSDNKKHL